From Cercospora beticola chromosome 6, complete sequence, a single genomic window includes:
- a CDS encoding uncharacterized protein (antiSMASH:Cluster_4) produces MPAILTSTKQVHTETVIQELDVLESPRTRRRRETSADRNHRHYDDLRVTFEKTIKGRYRNGSAIYDKVGVLLITWQDDDMNVWTKEVRDLAAVFQKTFSFEVEHYRIPTERAVTGVNAKVADFAHRYDSSECLGIVYYAGHGAGDDQGRLSLYARARENHDGHVHVPFDDITYHLHRCDADILVITDCCHAALAFGQAEVGKRRFEIITATGPGQDADAPTGTKSFTKILCAALEELAPEPTGFTTSKLYRNVYHKADASRKPFLFDQSIHDWGRIWIQPLGDSCDIVRDEWKPSAQGDACVHLELRMRAKPKLKTMNDLARELQFLPHVKEVTFRKMHAPRLEIEGFMTGVTQAMKIRPLIKRLRKRLEEKRVAEGRDRMGVKTPPPDPSHSPLLYNWNESFKDAHDPNDEGVSEAQENGAGPSHSRNPSIEVHGPVTARPQPHVDELIGTEPPVSACYEAANVADLPSLTTINGSLI; encoded by the coding sequence ATGCCAGCGATATTGACGTCGACCAAGCAGGTACACACGGAGACTGTGATCCAGGAACTTGACGTGCTCGAAAGCCCAAGAACCCGCCGTAGACGGGAGACGAGTGCAGATAGGAACCACCGCCATTACGATGACTTGCGCGTGACATTTGAGAAAACCATCAAGGGCCGCTACCGCAATGGTTCCGCAATCTACGATAAAGTTGGAGTTCTGCTCATCACTTGGCAGGACGATGATATGAATGTGTGGACGAAGGAAGTTCGGGATCTTGCAGCCGTCTTTCAGAAAACATTCTCCTTCGAGGTGGAGCACTATCGCATTCCGACGGAAAGAGCAGTTACTGGAGTCAATGCTAAAGTCGCCGACTTTGCCCATCGTTATGATAGCTCCGAATGCCTGGGCATAGTTTACTACGCAGGTCATGGCGCTGGAGATGATCAAGGCCGCCTCAGCCTGTACGCTAGAGCCAGGGAGAACCACGACGGACATGTTCACGTCCCATTCGACGATATCACTTACCACTTGCACCGATGTGACGCCGATATTTTGGTCATCACGGATTGTTGTCATGCCGCTCTTGCATTCGGCCAAGCAGAGGTCGGCAAGCGCAGATTCGAGATCATTACTGCAACTGGGCCAGGACAAGATGCCGATGCACCCACTGGGACGAAGTCTTTCACCAAAATCTTGTGCGCGGCGCTGGAAGAACTGGCGCCCGAGCCGACCGGATTCACGACGTCCAAGCTCTACCGCAATGTTTACCACAAAGCAGATGCGAGTCGCAAGCCTTTCCTCTTCGACCAAAGTATTCATGACTGGGGCAGGATCTGGATACAGCCACTGGGCGACAGTTGCGACATCGTTCGCGATGAGTGGAAGCCATCAGCTCAGGGCGACGCTTGTGTTCACTTGGAATTGCGGATGCGTGCGAAGCCGAAGCTGAAGACCATGAACGATCTCGCGCGTGAACTGCAGTTCTTACCGCATGTCAAAGAGGTGACATTCAGAAAGATGCACGCTCCTCGGCTCGAGATCGAGGGATTCATGACAGGGGTTACCCAAGCGATGAAAATTCGGCCCCTAATCAAGAGGCTGCGCAAAcgcttagaggaaaagagaGTTGCTGAAGGGCGTGACAGAATGGGCGTGAAAACGCCGCCGCCAGATCCCAGCCATTCGCCATTACTGTACAATTGGAACGAATCCTTCAAAGATGCCCACGATCCGAACGACGAAGGTGTCAGTGAGGCGCAAGAGAATGGTGCGGGACCTAGCCACTCGCGCAATCCATCGATAGAAGTGCATGGCCCTGTCACCGCACGGCCTCAGCCTCATGTGGATGAATTAATTGGTACTGAGCCGCCAGTCTCTGCTTGCTATGAGGCCGCAAACGTGGCGGATTTGCCATCTCTTACCACGATAAATGGAAGTTTGATCTGA
- a CDS encoding uncharacterized protein (antiSMASH:Cluster_4~SMCOG1210:glycerol kinase), whose amino-acid sequence MTAPEDAAQALPSHTPDATRNVMTAADRGTTRAEKDEHAQAQPKAQRPGMPRFTTSKENVLAQFFIGAIDQGTTSTRFIIFDGTGQPVASHQHEFTQHYPQSGWHEHDPQELIASAENCIKRATATFQDLGHEISDIRAIGITNQRETTLVWDSETGEALHNAIAWPDTRTKGLVRELQKKEEELGMNFSELTGMPLSTYPSAVKLVWMLRHVPKVREAYDNGRLAFGTVDTWLLYNLNGKKMDFYVTDSTNASRTMFMNLHTVKYDPKLLEFFDIDINKLHLPRIVPSSDADAYGSIASGPLAGMKIAGCLGDQSAALVGQQGFTPGSAKNTYGTGCFLLYNVGEKPVVSTHGLLATIAYDFGRHRKPVYALEGSVAVAGSGVKFLMNNMGFITHSHKISDLAATVEDNGGCVFVTAFSGLFAPYWIDDAKGTIFGITQHTQRGHIARATLEATCFQTRAILDAMEKDSGHKLTSLAVDGGMSSSNLCMQAQANISGISVDRPAMRETTALGAAIAAGFAVDIWKEFEELKAINQKDRVIFNPDCTPEVSKKMYEKWSRAVQMCRGWLDPDEAGGEFD is encoded by the coding sequence ATGACAGCTCCAGAAGATGCGGCGCAAGCCCTCCCGTCGCATACCCCAGATGCCACACGGAATGTCATGACAGCAGCCGACAGAGGCACGACACGAGCGGAAAAAGACGAACATGCACAAGCACAACCCAAAGCGCAGCGCCCCGGCATGCCTCGCTTCACAACAAGTAAAGAGAATGTGCTCGCACAATTCTTCATTGGTGCGATTGACCAAGGAACGACCAGCACAAgattcatcatcttcgatggGACAGGCCAGCCAGTCGCCAGTCATCAGCACGAATTCACACAACATTATCCGCAATCAGGTTGGCACGAACACGACCCTCAGGAACTCATAGCCAGTGCCGAGAACTGCATCAAAAGAGCCACGGCGACTTTCCAGGATCTTGGTCACGAGATCAGCGACATTCGAGCGATTGGTATCACCAACCAAAGAGAGACCACTCTTGTATGGGACAGCGAAACTGGCGAAGCACTTCATAATGCAATTGCTTGGCCGGATACTAGAACAAAAGGTCTGGTTCGAGAACTacaaaagaaagaagaagagctcggAATGAACTTCTCAGAGTTGACTGGTATGCCACTGTCAACCTACCCATCTGCAGTGAAGTTGGTTTGGATGCTGCGGCATGTGCCGAAGGTGCGAGAAGCATACGACAATGGCCGACTCGCATTTGGCACTGTCGATACCTGGTTGCTTTACAACctcaatggcaagaagatggACTTCTATGTCACGGATTCTACAAACGCATCGCGGACTATGTTCATGAACCTTCACACTGTGAAGTACGATCCGAAGCTTCTGGAGttcttcgacatcgacatTAACAAGCTGCACCTACCGCGCATAGTGCCTTCTTCTGATGCCGACGCATACGGCAGTATCGCGTCTGGTCCTTTGGCCGGCATGAAAATTGCAGGCTGCCTAGGAGATCAATCTGCTGCTCTCGTTGGGCAACAAGGTTTCACTCCTGGCTCTGCCAAGAACACATACGGCACTGGTTGCTTCCTTTTGTACAACGTCGGAGAAAAGCCTGTCGTCTCGACTCACGGCCTCTTAGCCACGATCGCATACGATTTCGGGAGACACCGGAAGCCCGTGTACGCGCTTGAGGGCTCAGTTGCCGTGGCTGGTTCAGGTGTCAAATTCCTGATGAACAACATGGGCTTCATCACCCACTCCCACAAGATCTCAGATCTCGCAGCAACTGTCGAGGATAACGGAGGCTGTGTTTTCGTCACCGCTTTCTCTGGTCTCTTCGCACCATACTGGATCGACGATGCAAAGGGAACAATCTTCGGCATTACCCAGCACACTCAGCGAGGCCACATTGCCCGAGCAACACTCGAAGCAACCTGTTTCCAAACCAGAGCAATCTTGGATGCCATGGAGAAGGACAGTGGGCACAAACTTACCAGTCTTGCTGTGGACGGAGGCATGTCCAGCTCAAACTTGTGCATGCAGGCGCAAGCAAACATCAGCGGCATCTCGGTCGACCGCCCTGCAATGCGTGAGACGACCGCTCTTGGTGCCGCCATCGCTGCAGGCTTTGCTGTTGATATCTGGAAAGAGTTTGAGGAGCTCAAGGCTATCAACCAGAAAGACCGAGTCATCTTCAACCCAGACTGCACGCCTGAagtgtcgaagaagatgtacGAGAAGTGGAGTCGCGCAGTCCAGATGTGCAGAGGCTGGCTGGATCCCGACGAGGCTGGAGGCGAGTTTGACTGA
- a CDS encoding uncharacterized protein (antiSMASH:Cluster_4) has product MFKALLFATVAGVGAANGPAPAPELIARNNNPPSYLCSNFNKKCSGNKAKASVTAYCSSLLKVPKSTTTKKSTVYCTTTKTTVVATITKPASVVTSTVSCAAPATTPPIDDEPTDGGDETPDPEAKIKRDANAPKGYGPNTVHKPSCFASYTKSAQLTSACKCASVKPQTTTVTSTVKVTKEAKSTVSVTSTVTADATTTYVVPTFAIANEDDQYLRTGTDKATRSGVAFDEEDAALFFELTETGVLVSDFGEVAVEPFRDEGDPEIYLEGSGSPLLENREPLTCSISYQATDSTCPLVCQYEGSADRNLVVPEDRVRLGRPPWYVAEPDEEKGLTATFKTYAVSRGECGRGGRGGFGCRGGSRMRSRRTMR; this is encoded by the exons ATGTTCAAGGCACTCCTCTTCGCAACAGTCGCTGGCGTTGGAGCTGCCAATGGTCCTGCTCCCGCACCAGAGTTGATCGCCAGGAACAATAATCCGCCGTCATACCTTTGCTCAAATTTCAACAAGAAATGCTCCGGCAACAAGGCAAAAGCGTCAGTGACCGCGTACTGCTCTTCGCTGCTCAAGGTCCCCAAGAGCACTACGACCAAGAAATCGACTGTGTATTGCACCACAACCAAAACCACAGTTGTTGCTACAATCACAAAGCCGGCGAGCGTTGTCACGAGCACTGTATCTTGCGCTGCTCCGGCCACAACGCCACCCATTGACGATGAACCTACCGACGGCGGCGACGAGACACCAGATCCGGAGGCCAAGATCAAGCGCGATGCCAACGCACCCAAAGGATATGGCCCGAATACTGTGCACAAGCCGTCCTGCTTTGCCAGCTATACCAAGTCTGCGCAGCTTACTTCCGCGTGCAAGTGTGCTTCAGTCAAGCCTCAAACCACCACAGTAACATCGACTGTCAAGGTTACCAAAGAAGCGAAATCTACAGTCTCC GTTACCTCTACGGTCACCGCagatgccaccaccacctatGTTGTGCCTACTTTTGCCATCGCGAACGAGGATGACCAATACTTGCGAACTGGTACCGACAAAGCTACACGAAGCGGAGTTGCCTTTGATGAAGAGGACGCAGCACTTTTCTTCGAGCTGACTGAGACTGGTGTCCTGGTGTCTGATTTCGGTGAAGTGGCCGTCGAACCCTTTCGCGATGAGGGCGACCCTGAAATTTATCTTGAGGGTTCAGGTTCGCCTCTTCTCGAAAACCGCGAACCTCTTACCTGCAGCATTTCCTACCAGGCTACCGACTCTACTTGCCCTCTTGTCTGCCAATATGAGGGCTCTGCGGATCGAAATCTGGTGGTGCCGGAAGACCGGGTCAGGCTTGGAAGGCCGCCTTGGTATGTTGCTGAGCccgacgaggagaagggtTTGACTGCCACTTTCAAGACATACGCGGTCAGTCGCGGAGAATGTGGGCGTGGCGGCCGCGGAGGCTTCGGATGTCGTGGAGGCTCGAGAATGAGGTCCAGGAGGACAATGAGGTGA
- a CDS encoding uncharacterized protein (antiSMASH:Cluster_4) — protein MPKPQSRSESPSVSPTSTVLGNGQEPSAVIGAASEHDVTSTHTTSSHSSQGSVDLESQSATTRRPSVINVLRKFSSTFSDQIPPHWKPNHINEKRDTRSLEDYPKGFPRFAAWMNCDENFLMTRRYGWLHNRVMLYRQSELRQLEIKLQLCDEGDEESKDPALVDHRMFARGDSGEYRKELIQQIDEKLEQYDSIVRRVKEMSSLPKATRRNYTSVCNHIDKHAPIAQREQDVFMNDSDFVALVEQHETKSFDGFVEDILTLLPCKRVTQFFFSNAEQRATSTDENLFLYDKRRIDVFIRLIMTCLAVGLLLAPVVVLFREQDSGTVKIVVILVFTLFFSLALSLATRARRAEVFAATAA, from the exons ATGCCTAAACCTCAATCTCGAAGCGAGTCACCTTCAGTATCGCCCACTTCGACAGTGCTCGGGAACGGACAAGAGCCGTCTGCAGTGATCGGAGCTGCATCTGAGCACGATGTAACAAGCACGCACACAACCTCAAGCCACTCCTCTCAAGGCTCTGTGGATCTGGAATCGCAATCAGCGAcaacaagaagaccaagcGTCATCAACGTCCTCCGCAAATTCAGCTCAACCTTCTCCGATCAAATCCCACCTCACTGGAAACCCAATCACATCAACGAGAAACGTGACACTCGATCACTGGAAGACTATCCGAAGGGCTTCCCTCGATTCGCAGCATGGATGAACTGCGATGAGAATTTCCTTATGACTAGACGGTATGGCTGGCTTCACAACCGCGTAATGCTATATCGGCAATCCGAACTTCGTCAACTGGAGATCAAACTTCAGTTATGCGATGAAGGCGACGAGGAGTCCAAGGATCCTGCGTTGGTTGATCATCGCATGTTTGCCCGAGGAGATTCGGGCGAATATAGGAAGGAGCTCATTCAGCAAATTGACGAGAAGTTGGAGCAGTATG ACAGCATAGTAAGGCGGGTCAAAGAAATGTCCTCACTGCCAAAAGCCACAAGGAGGAATTATACATCTGTATGCAACCACATCGACAAGCACGCTCCGATCGCGCAACGAGAGCAAGACGTCTTCATGAACGACTCGGACTTCGTAGCCCTGGTCGAGCAGCATGAGACCAAGTCCTTCGATGGGTTTGTCGAAGACATTCTGACCCTTCTACCTTGTAAACGAGTGACACAG ttcttcttctccaacgcTGAGCAACGCGCCACCAGCACGGACGAAAACCTCTTCCTCTACGACAAACGACGCATCGACGTCTTCATCCGCCTAATCATGACATGCCTCGCAGTCGGACTCCTCCTTGCCCCCGTCGTGGTGCTATTTCGAGAACAAGACAGCGGAACAGTCAAGATCGTCGTGATTTTAGTATTTACGCTCTTCTTCAGTCTGGCACTGAGCTTGGCCACAAGAGCGAGACGAGCAGAAGTGTttgctgcgactgctgcgTGA
- a CDS encoding uncharacterized protein (antiSMASH:Cluster_4): protein MSANTDTKSAHLAPPEQDIKDDSSDWESPDENEKDKAPDKRSVQKGPDPLYHRNEKVGLLEDRGPGKKWKVTQVHYSNNTYDLLHDDGKTVKLRVPEGKIE from the exons ATGTCTGCAAACACAGATACGAAG TCTGCGCATTTGGCGCCACCTGAGCAGGACATCAAGGATGATAGCTCAGACTGGGAATCGCCTGACGAGAACGAGAAGGACAAGGCGCCCGACAAAAGATCCGTGCAGAAAGGG CCTGATCCATTGTATCACAGAAACGAAAAGGTCGGCCTACTGGAAGATCGTGGCCCAGGCAAGAAGTGGAAAGTGACCCAAGTCCACTACTCAAATAACACTTACGATCTGCTTCACGACGATGGCAAGACTGTGAAGCTACGAGTGCCGGAGGGAAAAATAGAATAG
- a CDS encoding uncharacterized protein (antiSMASH:Cluster_4~SMCOG1034:cytochrome P450): MSLPLIPTLALSALLLALFYKYIIHPTFLSPLSRIPNAHWSSPISSLYILSHRLAQTDTPHIHHLHTLYGPVIRLAPSEISVNCVDGGLRTVYLKGMEKGTWYKNVFSNYGVEPMFAMSGHGEHSRRKRMVSGVYARSALSGSASLTKQTEILVGELRERVRDEIVEDEKHGGQGIEFYDIFCAVTMDFVAGYIFGLKNGTKFVREEEEEGIQLFHDFKARQKYTFWPQELARVTRLLERIGLKWLIVPSWVGEANVGLENWLIGLVERARETRKVMDRDGQDHVAVEDVPTVYVQLEKALVKEKLKKDEAERLTEKERKYEDVVDELKLEIASELLDHTLAGFDTSSITLTWLAWELSKPANTTWQKLLRAEISTLEGSLDAKAIDSLPVLHAILLETLRLHAAIPGQQPRMTPEGCLTVLGDPGTGTAYPNIPPGVRVQAHAYSLHRIPSVFPSPDSWLPERWLDPLDTSSDPSNPSSYQLRSLDDPKKIEMLRHFWAFGSGGRMCVGSNLAILDMKATMVGLWGRFETEIVDDEGMVPNGGYMAEPLGVGAGGEKGIGGKYAVDGEGRKFLRLKVREVEG, encoded by the coding sequence ATGTCTCTCCCACTTATCCCCACTCTTGCCCTCTCCGCcctccttctcgccctcTTCTACAAATACATTATCCACCCGACCTTCCTCTCCCCTCTCTCCCGCATCCCAAACGCCCACTGGTCTTCCCCAATCTCAAGCCTCTACATCCTCTCCCACCGCCTCGCACAAACCGACACACCCCACATCCATCATCTCCACACCCTCTATGGCCCCGTCATCCGTCTCGCACCCTCAGAAATCTCCGTAAACTGCGTCGATGGCGGCCTCCGAACAGTCTACCTCAAAGGCATGGAAAAAGGCACTTGGTATAAGAATGTGTTTTCAAATTATGGAGTTGAACCCATGTTTGCGATGAGTGGACATGGAGAGCATTCGAGACGGAAGAGGATGGTTAGTGGGGTTTATGCGAGGAGTGCGTTGAGTGGGAGTGCGAGTTTGACGAAGCAGACGGAAATTTTGGTGGGAGAACTCCGCGAACGGGTGAGAGATGAGATTGTGGAAGATGAGAAGCATGGTGGGCAGGGAATTGAATTTTATGATATTTTCTGCGCTGTCACGATGGATTTTGTGGCGGGGTATATTTTTGGTTTGAAAAATGGAACCAAATTTGtaagagaggaggaggaggaggggatCCAGTTGTTTCATGATTTTAAGGCACGGCAGAAATATACATTCTGGCCCCAAGAATTGGCTAGAGTGACGAGACTTCTGGAGAGGATTGGGCTGAAGTGGTTGATTGTGCCGAGTTGGGTTGGGGAGGCAAATGTTGGGCTTGAGAATTGGTTGATTGGGTTGGTGGAAAGGGCGAGGGAGACGAGGAAGGTGATGGATCGTGACGGACAGGATCATGTGGCTGTGGAGGATGTTCCGACGGTTTATGTGCAGTTGGAGAAGGCTTTGGTgaaggagaagctgaagaaagaTGAAGCCGAGAGGCTGAcggagaaagaaagaaagtacGAGGATGTGGTGGATGAGCTGAAATTGGAAATCGCATCGGAGCTGCTGGATCACACACTCGCCGGGTTCGACACTTCGAGCATCACTCTCACCTGGCTTGCATGGGAGCTCAGCAAGCCAGCCAACACGACCTGGCAGAAACTCCTCCGCGCAGAGATCTCCACACTGGAAGGAAGTCTCGACGCCAAGGCCATTGACAGTCTTCCAGTCCTGCATGCAATCCTCTTGGAGACTCTTCGACTACACGCGGCCATTCCAGGTCAACAGCCTCGCATGACACCGGAAGGATGCCTCACCGTTCTCGGTGACCCTGGGACCGGCACCGCATACCCCAACATCCCACCAGGAGTCCGCGTCCAAGCACACGCCTACTCGCTCCACCGCATCCCCAGCGTCTTCCCATCTCCAGACTCATGGCTCCCAGAACGCTGGCTCGACCCTCTGGACACTTCTTCTGACCCGTCAAACCCATCATCATATCAACTACGCTCCCTCGACGACCCAAAGAAGATCGAAATGCTCCGCCATTTCTGGGCTTTTGGCTCCGGAGGACGGATGTGTGTTGGATCGAACCTCGCGATACTGGACATGAAAGCTACAATGGTGGGACTCTGGGGGAGATTCGAGACGGAAattgttgatgatgagggTATGGTGCCAAATGGGGGTTACATGGCGGAACCTTTGGGGGTGGGGGCCGGTGGGGAGAAGGGAATTGGGGGGAAATatgctgttgatggagaGGGGAGGAAGTTTTTGAGACTCAAGGTGCGGGAGGTGGAAGGGTGA